The sequence below is a genomic window from Dromiciops gliroides isolate mDroGli1 chromosome X unlocalized genomic scaffold, mDroGli1.pri SUPER_X_unloc_5, whole genome shotgun sequence.
cattaaagtctttttaaacttcaccctcAGTCAATCAGATTCCTTATTCACAGTCCACTGCTcatgttttggctctggtttttcttctggaaaaggtgcCTCTTCTACTTGAGAGTAGTGAATAGTGAGTAGAGTTTTGCTCCTCAGTGAatgtcagtgaaaagtaacaccaggaacagcccttcccaatcaggttccaacttgttgctcttccaggttcttatcaatacccagtctccaggcttaaaTTGTTGAGCTAGAAACTCGAGAGGAGGAGTCTGGGCCAGAAGTCCCTTCTGTCGGAGTAatgaaacagaggcagagagacctgaaatatcagagaaacatgcttttcatttctattattggggACTCTGTTTCCCTTCCTAAGTAAggatcacatatacatttaaggctTGGCATACTCGATTTTCATTATACCCAAATTTAGGCAAAAGGACTGAACCTCCCTTGAGGGGAACCCAGCCCATATTAggcaataatattttatcattctcttcttaCATTTTCCTCTATACTTCAAGTTTATCCcagatttctaatttgtctcctaaagggctgtctttgggaatttgggggaggtgtactttcttccttttctgtatcactAGAGATGGCATTCCTAATCTTtaatgaaccctttgaattcttgggaACCACCCACacctggcacactgcttggcatcTCCTGGCACATTGCTTGGCATGCCTGGTGCTTACAGACTCCAATCacctggcacactgcttggccTGGTTGGCACACCTGGCACCTATGGACTTTAACCACCTTGCACCCTGGTTGGCACATCTGGCACCTACAGTTTCTAACTGCCTGGCATCTTGACACACCTGGTACCTATGGACTCTAACCACCTGGTACCTTGGCACacccaaaaccaagaaagagaatccaggaaccccaggatcctgcatcaggagtgaaaagctgttccagtgagagatgccaagaatgccccatgctgttcaAAGATTTATCtaacaaattatttaacataaCAAAACATTTGATAAGTTaccctcctctacttctcttgaaACAAAGTTGAGATGTTAAAAACTTCCACAAGCCACCTGCAAAGGAGTCCATCCTATACCTTtctaattaaatataaaacaattaagaatagagttttcatctttgtttcataaaGAATCTAATACCATTGGTACCAGATgccatggccaaattcaacattgtgtttatcatgccACCTGGCATGatcatgggggttaccataaaagaatagaaGTTGCTAAGCCTCATGGAATATAGTGCAGGGGAACCAAGTCCTCTCTCCCAGTGGATAGTTACCTTGTTTGctcagatctgataactcagaataaaggtaattaatgTAAAAGATGTAAATCTCTATAAATAGAAAACTTCTGTCTGAATCAATGAGGAGGAGGGCTATATAGGTACAATTTCTTACACAAAAGCTGCAGTGAAAGTTTTtagttaatcaataaactcaaatagtatttaacccttagcaaaatcataaaaccaatttacaatagcatgcaacaattgctaaatattaccataatttccatctgtcaacagtttaccaattaaaacatggaatcaattttctcaggattttaaagtggaattctcttttggggggtgCCGTTCTGGTGTGGCTTTATTAGAAGTAAGGAAAGCTTAAGAACTGGGTGAGGCTGCCATGGGAAAGGATAAAATGGGGCTAACTCTAGGGCAGGGGGGTTCTtcaggggagaagaagagggaaagaaaaatgggatgGGAGGTAGGTTGGGGTCTGGACTCCAAGGGGAGGGGTGTACAGCAGAGAGCTAGCTGGAGACGGCTCAGAAAGGAGCTTCCCGGGAAGTGCGAGTGGCCATCAGGGCCCATTTCAGTTGCTTGTAGGTGACAAACATCACTACATTCCAGGATCCCAAGTGGAGGAAGGAAGCCATGAACCCTTTGTAGAAGGCTTGGGGTCGATCCTTCCAGAGCATGGTGAGGGCACAGTGGCCAGCACTAGCATACTGGCCCGAGGCAGAGTTCATGTATCTTGTCTTGACCACATCCACAGGGGAGGCAATGATCGTGGTGCAGAAGCCAGCCCCAAAGGCTGATGTGAAATGGCATGGAAGCCATGAAGTGGGCCTTCAGGAGGGCATCTTTGATGAGATTGTATGTCACCAGCTCAGCACAGTTGACAATAGCATTGCAGACAACAGTGGGTGAAGTTCCTTTCCATAGGCCCGAAGCCCTTCCTCTCTGGTGATAGTCTTATTAGGTATCCAGTGTACCCTAGTATCTCCGGCTGCCACCTGCAAGAGCCTGGGCCTGGAAATGTACCTTCACCATATCTGTGGGTTGGGTTACGGCCCCTGCCCCTGTGGTACAGCCTGCCAGGAGGCGGCTCCCAGTGCCCACATGCTCAGATCCCTTGGTGTAGAACTGCTTAACAGAGTCATAGAGGCCAATGTGGACAGAGGCAAAACTCATCTGGCACTGCAAGCCAGCCACCAGCCCATTGTACAGGCTGCCAGGGCCCTCAGTGTTCACCATGGTCAGAATGGCGCCCAAGACACCCCGATACTGGGCAGTGGCAGAGGAAGCTTGGACAACACCGCCCGAcaccgccccgccccgccccccccccccccttgtatCTGCAGCTGGACTTTGGCTGTGTCCAGGGGGAAGGTGATGAGGTCAGCGATGCAGGCAGCAGTGCCAGCCCCAATGAACTTGATGGTGGCTGTTGGGGGCACATCTGTAGGCTTAAATCCAACCATGATTTGATGCTGGTTTTCTGCCACTTCCCAGGAGGCAGAGAAATGGTAAGATGGCCTCCCATGATTAAGACGAAATAGAAGAACTCTGCTGGAGTCCTGACTTGGAGGGTCTCACTATGATGGTACCTTGATCAAGGTTCTCTAAAGGTATCCTGCTCTTCAAAGTTGCTCACAGCAACCATGGCCCACTTCCCTTGATTTTCCATAGAAAATTGCTGGGAAATTGAACACCTAATGATCATACTATGTGCCCGGGAAAGTAAAGGAAAACAAGAGGAAGTGGTGTCCGGAAGCACTAGCCCTTCggtggagggtggagggtggagggcTGGAGGGGCTGCCTGGTTCTCTATTGGGTCACTAAAAAGTCACAGTCTTGGACTGGGGAGATGTGCTGTGAAACCAAAGCAGCTGCTTTCAAAGTGGaattctcaaacattttttttaaacttttttttctaagaaaaggcactgaattcaCACTTCCCTTTCCCAAGCAAATGAATTGCTTGGGGCTAACTGATCTTTGTTAATCCCAGACTCTAGAAGGACCCTTAGGCCTCTCCCACCTTCTCTAGTTTACCTGCAAAGTTCCCTAgggcaaattaaaagaacccccTCCCCAGGAGACCaaactgaaggacagacacacaaagtaactccaggaccagagcccttcactccagtctcccctacccccagggaagacaagattaggtgtggctgctgtccctgttgtgtgagggggagagagaggtgacctgagggatctggagctgcccctcacccaaattctctcagccaccaccagtggggaatggccCTCTCCTAACAAGATACCCCTTCAGTCAGATGATGACCCCACTggaccaccacacacacacacacacacacacacacacacacacacaaatgcctgCTCATCTCCTACTCAGGGAGAAAGGCATCCCAGAGGGCCACGCCTCTGAATAATGCTTTCTTCTGAGATGAAATTTAGggacctctctcctggctttccccTCAAACAAAACACTTTACTAAACCCCGataacattttgctctatcctCAATCCTAGGAGGTaagctttcattcataaattcacccaATACTCCTGCAAAAGACATATAGCAGTGACTCCCCACCATGAGCCTAACAAACCAGAGCACaggttttttccttcctccccacagcagtccctgttttgataaattcttacccccttGGTGAGCATGCTCCACCCTGCATTTTTGACGTCTCTGCTGAGTTCCCCAGActcaggagtggggggggggggcctccgAGCTCCAACCATTGTGGGCAAAGAGAGCTGGGAGTGCTGGAACATGGAGGGAGGGTCCCCCCAGCTCCTTACATCTCAGTGGGACCTCCAATTGTAAGGGAaacatccatcctcttctcaataattcttgggaaTTCAGCAGCAAAgtgataaaggctttattttcttctgatgAGAAgtaggcaccctagtgtgcagctagtgggtgcccagaagggggctcgaaggccctgttttataccctagtctctaacttgaatggaccctcccctttttcatcactagtGGGGTTaaaatctacatgcaaaaactagctaattggaacacagtattcccacccctcttccttgtatgggcataactcaggagtggaccttatacttccttatatggacaaaCTCTGAAGCAGAACTTATTGAGATCAgggttccttgaaccatgtgactttgctaacctgagggggaggaggggacctgagacctttgtcctacaaacaggtcaggggagtatgactgactgttatatccacattgagaggagacaactacccatttctcacagaaaAGTTTGTCATTTTGAGGATACTTTAGTTGTTCTGGTTGTCTTCTACCTGGGATGGTCcttggaatatttttcttttctggaattACAGCTGATCAATCATCTGTTCCCTCAGCATTGCTTTTCAATCAATTtacatttcatttgttttcacaggatttttggttccagatttttatcctcccctcccttcccttccccatcccccaagatggaaagtgatctgatataagttatcaatatacattaaacatttctgcattagtcatattgtgaaagaagcagaacacaaggggaaaacctcctaaaagagggggaaaaaactagctaagaaattaaaaaagtatggttcaatgtgcattcagaatctacctttcttttttctggatgtggagaacattttctatcttgagttctttgaaattgttttggatcattgcactgctgagaagagccaagctgatcatcacacaatgttgctgttgctgtgtacaatgttctcctggttctattcatttcactcagcattatttcatgtaagtgcttccaagtttctctgaaaccctcttgctcatcttttttttttgttttgttttgttgttgttgttgttgtttgtgtgaggcaattggggttaagtgactttcccaaggtcactgtgagaaatgggtagttgtctcttcTTAATGTGGATAGTCAGtcactcccctgacctgtttgtaggacaaaggtctcagatcccctcctccccctcaggttagcaaggtcacatggttcaaggagccctggtctcaattaggtcctctccagagttgtgtccatataaggaagtataaggtccactcctgagttatgctcatacaaggaagaggggtgggaatactacattccaattagctagtttgtaaccccaaccagtgatgaaaaaggggaaggagaagaggatgaatttttccctcacaattggaggtTCCACCGAGATGTAAGGAGCTGCGGGGCCCTCCAGGTTCCAGCACTCCCAGTGCCCTTCACCAGCGATGGTCGATGGTCGAAGCCGGAGCCCCGAGGGGTtcaaggaactcagcagagaaATCACAAACGCAAACGCAGGGTGGAGCATGCTCACCaagggggtaagaatttatcaaaacaggAATTGccgtggggaggaaggaaaagccagAGCTCTGGTTTGTTAGGCTCATGGTCGGGAGTCACTGCTATAGGTCTTTTGCAGGGGTATTGGGTGAATTTATGAATGTTaaagcttacctcccaggattgtgagaaTAGAGCAAAATGTTACTGGAGTTTAGTATAATGTTTTCTTTGGGCAGGAAAGCCAGGAGGGAGGTCCCTGAATTTCATCTCATGAGAAGAGAGCATGGTGAGGAGGCATGGCTAGGTCTGATGGGGTCATCATCTGACTGAAAGGGTATCTTGTTAggggagggccatcccccactggtggtgggctccagatccctcaggtcagatctctctccccctcacacaacagggacagcagccacacctaatcttgtcttccctgggggtggatgagactggagtgaagggtggtggtcctggagttacttAGTATCTCTTGAAGAGTGTCcgtcctttggtttggttttgtggggagggggttctTTTTAATTTACTCCAGGAAACTTCTCCAGTAAACTAGgtccattagaaaaacaaaagggtttgcttgggaaagatgggggaggccTAAAGGTCCTTCAAGAGTCTGGGATTAACAAAGAtcgttagccccaggcaattcatttgcttgggaaaggggagtgtgaattcagtgccatttcttagaaaagaaaaagtttaaaaagtttgagaattctaCTTTAAAATCCTGAGAAAACTGATTCCATGTTTTAATTGGTAAACTGTTGACAGATGGATATTATGGTAATATTTAGCAGTTGTTGCATGCTGTTGTAAATTGGTTTTGTGATTTTGCTAAGGGTTAAATACTGTAACTGAAAGCCTTCCCTGAAGCTTTTAGATATTCATTCTTTTACATTAATTGCCTTTCTCCTGAGTTATCAGATATGAGCAAACAAGGTACCAACTATCCACGGGGAGAGGGTTTCCCCTACACTGTATTCCATGAGGCTTGgcaacttttgttcttttatagTAACCCCCATGATCATGCCAGGTggcatgataaacacaatgttgaatttggccatggcaactggtatcaatggtattagattctttaattgtCTTATATTAAATTAGAAGCGTAAAGATGATCACTTTATGGACTCCTTTGCAGGTGGCTTGGGGAAGTTTTTAACAGCATGGGGCATTCTTGGCATCTCTCACTGAaacagcttttcactcctgatgcaggattctggggttcctggattctctttcttggttttgggtGTGCCATGGTCCCAGGTGGTTAAAGTCCAtgtgtgccaaggtgccaggtGTGCCAACCAGGGTGCCAGGCGTTTAAAGTCCGTAGGTAACTGGGGTGCCATGGTGCCAGGCGGTTAAAGTCCATAGGTACCTGGGGTGCTGAGATGCCAGGTATGCCAACCAGGGTGCCAGGCAGTTAAAGTCCATAGGTGCCAGGAGTGCCAACCAGGCCAAGAAGTGTGCCAGGTGATTGGAGTCTGTAAGCACCAGGTGTGCCAAGCAATATACCAGGAGATGCCAAGTAGTGTGCCAGGCAGGGGTGGTCCCCAAGAATGCAAAGGGTTCATTTAAGATGAGGAATGCCATCTCTagtgatacagaaaaggaagaaagtaaaatattGTTGCCTACTATGGGCTGGGGTTCCCCTCAAGGGAGGTTCAGTCCTTTTGCCTAAATTTGGGTCTAATGAAAATTGGGTATGCCAagccttaaatgtatatgtgatctttgcttgggaagggaaacagagtccccaataatagaaatgaaaagcatgtttctcagatatttctggtctctgcctctgtttctttactctGACAGAAGGGAATTCTGGCCCAGACTCCTTGAGTTTCCAGTTCACCAAtttaagcctggagactgggtATTGATAAGAGCCTGGAAGAGCAGCAAGTTGGAGCCTGATTGGGAAGGGCCATTCCTGGTGCTACTTTTCACTGACATTGCAGTGAGGACTGAGGAGCAAAACTGGACTCCctactctcaagtaaaagggacacattttccagaagaaaaaccagagccaaaacaCGAGCAGTGGACTGTGAATAAGGAATCTGATCGACCgagggtgaagtttaaaaagactttaatgtacaatatataccaagcctggtacaaaaagggggaagggaggtaacattttggggtagtgggagctgctcatgcaaacaagtagtggaggagcaaaaaggattgtttatatgggcatctgaaggaggaactgatccCGTAGGAAGAATAGGAACATCCTTGGAAAATCTCATGGATCCTACATCCccctatccttttaagactccagaaataactTCTCTaagtccagaagggaaattaggaaacaacaggccagtgaagttaaggatgtgagacagacagtggagacagagactgggtttggagattcaaatgctcggatggaatgggtcagtgctttgggaagaccagctgcccatactcAAAGTCCAGATTTTAGGCTGGGGGAGTTCCtgtgtctccttcaattataccagaatgCGTTGGCAAAGGGTGGGAGTTGagggatttggagctactcttccctgtaataaaggacagcagaaaagatcatacccacCTTTGTTGGAGTCCTAGGAAACCATCCTGCCTGTCTTTCCAGATGGGtgagaggttttctggtcttgggtaatatgagttgtgtccaaacatgggaagtaactGAGAACAACTCAGTAGATTTTTCATTCCTGATTCTCCCCTGAGCtgacctatggtggtattgtggtggaagatcaaccttaccccctaactgggctgggacttgtgggttggtgcatctggccaccccctttaccatggcatctgagcatttctccaaatctgagtctaaatcaagaaagaaacacagcccagaggggcaaaaagggtcatctgaggctctaatctgcctagacagcataggattcacagatttagaccaaaaggcagaggagatattcaataaatagaatgagaggagccaaatagtcaaaaataaagaggagggattgtgagaaatgggtagttgtctcctctcaatgtggatataacagtcagtcatactcccctgacctgtttgtaggacaaaggtctcagatcccctcctccccctcaggttagcaaggtcacatggttcaaggagccctggtctcaattaggtcctctccagagttgtgtccatataaggaagtataaggtccactcctgagttatgcccatacaaggaagaggggtgggaatactgcgttccgattagctagtttttccgcatagattgtaaccccgaccagtgatgaaaaaggggaaggtccattcgcattagggattagggtataaaacagggcctgtgagccccctttctgggcacccactagttgaacactagggtgcctccttctcatgagaagaaaataaagcctttgtcacctcgctgctgagttcctgagaattattgagaagaggatgaatttttccttcacagtcacacagctagtaagtatcaggtgtctgaggctggatttgaactcaggtctttctgattccagggccggtgttctattcactgcaccacctagctgccgggcacaccccccccccccccccccccccccccccccgcctttggACTGCTcatcgtttttttgtttttgtttttttggtgaggcaattggggttaagtgacacaactagtgttaagtgtctgaggccggattcgaactcaggtcctcctgaatccagggccagtgctctatccagtgcaccacttagctgcccccatcattttttacagtacaataatatttcattacagaGTAATTTTCTCTTGTACAGGTTGCCCTGGCACCaggtttttctgttctttgtaaagCTAGACTTTCACTTAAGATTGATTTAGAAGACAGGAAGCAGGAAAGGCCAGAATTACAGTGAAATGGGGGAGGAACtgatgggtccttaggattcctctgtaaagaattacactctcacacaagacctaattaggagtaagagaacaggtttattggggtacaagagaaaccggccaggaggaaggttttgcaagaacaaaacgctttcctccccggctaacttgtggggtgccctgaggtttcaaggaaaaagttccttgaaccccccagagaattgttggggtgaccaggGCCCATAATTCTCCCATGACAACAGGATGGCCCTTTGGCTGTTAAAGTCATGGGAGTGTGCATGGGTAGAGTAACTACAGTGTAGTGATCTAGAGCCTCCACCCTAATAGTGGCAGGGTGAAGAGTGGGTGTAGGGAGTGGAGTGGGTGGAATAGGAGACAGTCTCTGTCATGGTGGGAGTAGCAAGAGGGAAGGCCATGGTAGGAGCAGGAGGTGGGGTCACaagagggtgaaagaagtggggtCACAGGAGGAAGGGGCTGAGCCTCAGCCACTAGAAGAGAAGTGGAGTCTTCCTGGAAGGGAAGTGGAATCTGCCAGAAGATGCAGGATTACTGTCTCCACATGCCTAGTAGCAGTATTCCAACATTGTGTCCCAGCCCAGTGGATGGGGACCTAGGAGGGATTAGGGCAATTAGGAGGGAAGCTGTAAAAAGAAGGGGTGAAAAGGTAACAACATAGAGGACATGACAGGAAATACATGGGGTTAAGATTTGAAAAAAGTGAGGAGCAGAAGAGTTTAAAAGAGGAGGAGTTGAGGCAGACTGCAGAGGTGAGAGTCCATTCAGCAAGGCACaaataggggagggggagggacctCTTGCATGGTCTTCTCACTCAGTCTCTTCCACAGATCCCACTAAGCCAAATGGTTTGG
It includes:
- the LOC122734269 gene encoding LOW QUALITY PROTEIN: mitochondrial uncoupling protein 2-like (The sequence of the model RefSeq protein was modified relative to this genomic sequence to represent the inferred CDS: inserted 2 bases in 1 codon): MVGFKPTDVPPTATIKFIGAGTAACIADLITFPLDTAKVQLQIQGGGGASSATAQYRGVLGAILTMVNTEGPGSLYNGLVAGLQCQMSFASVHIGLYDSVKQFYTKGSERTSPTVVCNAIVNCAELVTYNLIKDALLKAHFMXLPCHFTSAFGAGFCTTIIASPVDVVKTRYMNSASGQYASAGHCALTMLWKDRPQAFYKGFMASFLHLGSWNVVMFVTYKQLKWALMATRTSREAPF